A single region of the Populus nigra chromosome 2, ddPopNigr1.1, whole genome shotgun sequence genome encodes:
- the LOC133682288 gene encoding uncharacterized protein LOC133682288, translating to MSTTRLLRSSKPLRHVGPPSATSSPFSTVKCAGKATGLNGEKKMVSGDHGDHKRKSTVAVKASVATSQGSLLTVEPPRVERGLIDLASLLATVSNALLKVLRPPALKSKQWKFQVQKLIEKAIIDCRFFTLFAVAGSLLGSTLCFVEGCFLILESYFQYFNTLSRVSDQGHLVHLLIEAIDSFLVGTAMLIFGVGLYVMFVGSKNPKDEALSLPDSNLFGLFSLKSLPTWVEMRSVSQAKSKIGHAIMMILQVGMLEKFKNIPLATSLDLACFAGAVLFSSACIFLLSRLSPGAMEDRW from the exons ATGTCAACCACAAGGTTGTTACGTTCGTCTAAGCCTTTGCGTCATGTTGGTCCTCCTAGCGCAACTTCTTCACCATTTTCTACGGTAAAATGTGCTGGCAAGGCTACAGGGTTGAATGGGGAGAAGAAGATGGTTTCTGGGGATCATGGTGATCATAAAAGGAAATCCACGGTAGCTGTCAAAGCATCCGTGGCTACTTCACAGGGCTCTTTGCTCACCGTAGAGCCACCAAGGGTTGAGCGAGGATTAATAGATTTGGCTTCTTTACTTGCTACAGTTAGTAATGCTTTGCTTAAGGTGTTGAGGCCACCGGCTTTGAAATCGAAGCAGTGGAAATTCCAGGTCCAGAAGCTCATTGAGAAG GCTATAATTGATTGTCGATTCTTCACGTTATTTGCTGTTGCGGGGTCTTTACTTGGTTCAACATTGTGTTTTGTGgag GGTTGCTTTCTTATTCTGGAGTCATATTTTCAGTATTTCAACACATTATCTCGAGTTTCAGATCAAGGACACTTGGTGCATCTACTTATAGAAGCCATAG ACTCGTTTCTGGTAGGAACTGCCATGCTTATTTTTGGAGTCGGGCTGTACGTCATGTTTGTAGGATCAAAGAATCCAAAAGATGAAGCGTTATCGCTGCCAGACTCAAACTTGTTTGGCCTCTTCTCTTTGAAG TCCCTCCCAACATGGGTTGAAATGCGATCAGTTTCACAAGCCAAGTCTAAAATCGGGCATGCCATTATGATGATACTTCAAGTGGGAATGTTGGAGAAATTCAAGAATATACCATTGGCTACCAGTTTGGATCTTGCCTGTTTTGCTGGAGCAGTCCTGTTTTCGTCAGCTTGTATATTCCTACTCTCAAGACTCTCTCCTGGTGCCATGGAAGATAGGTGGTAG
- the LOC133682509 gene encoding exocyst complex component SEC3A, which yields MAKSSADDEELRRACEAAIEGTKQKIVLSIRVAKSQGIWGKSGKLGRHMAKPRVLALSTKSKGQRTKAFLRVLKYSNGGVLEPAKLYKLKHLSKVEVIANDPSGCTFTLGFDNLRSQSVAPPQWTMRNVDDRNRLLFCILNICKDVLGRLPKVVGIDVVEMALWAKENTPTVPKQTNQQDGGGPVEATVTESDLKVSVERELVSQAEEEDMEALLGTYVMGIGEAEAFSERLKRELLALEAANVHAILESEPLVEEVLQGLEAATNCVDDMDEWLGIFNVKLRHMREDIESIETRNNKLEMQSVNNVSLIEELDKLLERLRVPSEYAACLTGGSFDEERMLQNIEACEWLTGALRGLQVPNLDPIYANMCAVKEKRTELEKLKTTFVRRASEFLRNYFASLVDFMISDKSYFSQRGQLKRPDHADLRYKCRTYARLLQHLKSLDKNCLGPLRKAYCSSLNLLLRREAREFANELRASTKASRNPTVWLEASTGSSQSAHNADTSSVSEAYAKMLTIFIPLLVDESSFFAHFMCFEVPALVPPGGVVNGNKGGNYNDADDDDDDDLGIMDIDENDGKAGKTSADLAALNESLQDLLNGIQDDFYAVVDWAYKIDPLRCISMHGITERYLSGQKADAAGFVRLLLGDLESRISMQFSRFVDEACHQIERNERNVRQTGVLSYIPRFATLATRMEQYIQGQSRDLVDQAYTKFVSIMFVTLEKIAQTDPKYADVFLLENYAAFQNSLYDLANVVPTLAKFYHQASEAYEQACTRHISMIIFYQFEKLFQFARKIEDLMYTITPEEIPFQLGLSKMDLRKMLKSSLSGVDKSISAMYKRLQKNLTSEELLPSLWDKCKKEFLDKYESFAQLVAKIYPNESIPSVSEMRELLASM from the exons ATGGCGAAATCGAGCGCCGACGACGAGGAGCTCAGGAGAGCCTGCGAAGCAGCAATTGAAGGCACAAAACAGAAGATCGTATTGTCGATCCGTGTCGCCAAGAGCCAAGGGATCTGGGGCAAATCTGGCAAATTAGGCCGTCACATGGCCAAACCTAGGGTTCTCGCTCTCTCCA CAAAATCTAAGGGTCAGAGGACGAAAGCCTTTCTTCGAgtattaaaatattcaaatggAGGAGTCCTCGAG CCGGCAAAGTTATACAAACTCAAGCATCTTTCGAAAGTTGAGGTTATAGCTAATGATCCCAGCGGATGCACGTTTACCCTG GGATTTGATAACCTCAGAAGCCAGAGTGTTGCTCCGCCACAATGGACTATGCGCAATGTTGATGATAG gaACCGCCTTTTATTTTGCATCCTAAACATCTGTAAGGATGTACTTGGACGTCTTCCAAAAGTTGTTGGCATAGATGTTGTGGAAATGGCACTTTGGGCTAAG gaaaatacacCCACCGTTCCCAAGCAAACGAATCAGCAAGATGGAGGAGGGCCTGTTGAAGCTACAGTTACAGAAAGTGACTTGAAAGTGTCTGTTGAAAGAGAACTGGTCTCTCAAGCTGAGGAAGAGGACATGGAGGCTCTTCTTGGCAC TTATGTAATGGGTATTGGTGAAGCAGAGGCATTTTCAGAAAGGTTGAAGCGTGAGCTTCTTGCCCTGGAAGCTGCAAATGTGCATGCCATTTTAGAAAGTGAACCTTTAGTAGAAGAG GTGTTGCAAGGGCTTGAAGCAGCAACAAATTGTGTTGATGACATGGATGAATGGCTAGGCATCTTCAACGTGAAACTTAGACATATGAGAGAAGACATTGAGTCG ATAGAAACCCGCAATAACAAGTTGGAGATGCAGTCTGTAAATAACGTATCACTCATTGAAGAACTCGATAAGCTTCTTGAACGACTGCGTGTCCCTTCTGAA TATGCAGCTTGTCTAACAGGGGGTTCGTTTGACGAGGAACGCATGCTTCAAAACATTGAAGCATGTGAGTGGTTGACTGGTGCTTTACGTGGTCTTCAAGTGCCTAATTTGGATCCAATCTATGCAAATATGTGTGCT GTTAAAGAAAAGCGGACagaacttgaaaaattaaaaactacatTTGTCAGGAGAGCTTCTGAGTTCTTGAGAAACTACTTCGCAAGTTTGGTGGATTTCATGATAAGCGACAAGAGTTATTTTTCACAA CGTGGACAGTTGAAGAGGCCTGATCATGCTGACTTAAGGTACAAATGCAGGACATATGCTCGCCTTCTACAGCATTTAAAG AGTCTCGATAAGAATTGCTTGGGTCCTTTGAGGAAAGCATACTGTAGCTCCCTTAACCTGCTTCTTCGCCGGGAG GCTCGTGAATTTGCTAATGAGCTTCGTGCTAGTACAAAAGCATCAAGAAATCCAACTGTCTGGCTGGAGGCTTCTACAGGCTCGAGTCAAAGTGCACATAATGCAGATACATCTTCAGTTTCTGAAGCTTATGCAAAAATGCTGACAATATTCATCCCACTCCTTGTAGATGAG AGTTCTTTTTTTGCACACTTCATGTGCTTCGAGGTTCCTGCACTTGTTCCCCCAGGAGGTGTGGTTAATGGAAATAAAGGTGGGAATTACAATGATGCtgatgacgatgacgatgacGATTTGGGTATTATGGACATCGATGAGAATGATGGCAAAGCTG GTAAAACTTCTGCAGATCTGGCAGCACTAAATGAATCTCTTCAGGATTTGCTTAATGGAATCCAA GATGATTTTTATGCTGTGGTTGATTGGGCATACAAGATAGATCCTCTGCGCTGCATATCAATGCATGGGATTACAGAGCGCTATCTCTCTGGTCAGAAAGCTGATGCTGCAGGATTTGTGCGTCTCTTGCTTGGTGACCTAGAGTCAAGAATTTCTATGCAATTCAGCCGT TTTGTTGATGAAGCTTGCCaccaaattgaaagaaatgagCGTAATGTGCGGCAGACAGGGGTTTTATCCTACATCCCAAG ATTTGCAACTCTTGCAACTCGTATGGAGCAGTATATCCAGGGACAATCTAGGGATTTGGTTGATCAGGCATACACAAAATTT GTTAGTATTATGTTTGTGACTTTGGAGAAAATTGCACAAACAGATCCAAAATATGCAGATGTCTTCCTTTTGGAAAACTATGCAGCATTTCAAAATAG TTTGTATGACCTAGCCAATGTTGTGCCAACTTTAGCCAAATTCTATCACCAGGCAAGCGAAGCTTATGAACAAGCTTGTACACGTCATATCAGCATGATTATTTTCTAT CAATTTGAGAAACTTTTCCAGTTTGCTCGCAAGATTGAGGATTTGATGTACACCATAACACCAGAAGAG atcCCATTCCAGCTTGGATTGTCAAAAATGGATCTCCGAAAGATGTTAAAATCTAGTTTATCTGGG GTTGACAAGTCTATTAGTGCAATGTATAAGAGGTTACAGAAGAACTTAACTTCAGAAGAACTATTACCTTCTCTGTGGGATAAGTGCAAG AAAGAGTTCTTGGACAAGTATGAAAGTTTTGCACAACTCGTTGCAAAGATCTATCCCAACGAGAGCATCCCTTCAGTGTCAGAAATGAGAGAGCTTCTGGCTTCCATGTGA
- the LOC133681769 gene encoding pentatricopeptide repeat-containing protein At2g15690, mitochondrial: MASSLSFLSQPRIRPVTKRPPNPSSSFLELLSVSGNSLQVTKNKDLAVVSRAYQREIAGVQGENLVRPDFERLCKEGKVEAALEIMDEKERNGGYADLLDIVKLIQVCADLKLLEAGKKVDEYVMKSSSNFKSSVVVLNNLVEMYCKLGDTNGAREIFELMGVRNLDSWNKMLLGLAENKEGEKALEIFSQMKGDGIRPDGSSFVGVLMACVCLGAEKEGQKHFESMSRDYGITPTVEHYEVIVDLLGRTGKIAEAKELVSNMPIDPNSRIWETLQKYSKARTQGQLGYPVSPPGLKLGDMKRAKDNINTNHRRVTSDRSKAYEKLRSLSKEVRDAGYVPDTRFVLHDLDQEAKEKALFYHSERLAIAYGLINTPPGTTLRIMKNLRICGDCHNFIKILSKIEDREFIVRDNKRFHHFKAGNCSCRDYW; encoded by the coding sequence ATGGCTAGTTCTCTGAGCTTCTTGTCACAGCCCAGAATTAGACCTGTAACCAAACGTCCTCCCAATCCCTCAAGCTCGTTTCTTGAACTATTGAGTGTTAGCGGTAACAGTTTACAAGTAACAAAGAATAAAGATTTAGCTGTGGTTTCAAGAGCTTATCAACGAGAAATTGCTGGTGTTCAAGGAGAGAATCTGGTGAGGCCAGATTTTGAGCGTTTATGCAAAGAGGGGAAAGTGGAGGCAGCTCTTGAAATCATGGATGAAAAGGAGAGGAATGGAGGTTATGCAGACTTGCTCGATATTGTAAAGTTGATACAAGTTTGTGCTGATTTGAAATTGCTGGAAGCAGGGAAAAAGGTAGATGAGTATGTTATGAAGTCTTCATCAAATTTCAAGTCCAGTGTTGTTGTGCTGAATAATCTAGTGGAGATGTACTGTAAACTGGGCGATACAAATGGGGCAAGAGAAATATTTGAGCTAATGGGAGTGAGAAATTTGGATTCTTGGAACAAGATGCTGTTGGGTTTAGCAGAGAACAAGGAAGGAGAAAAGGCTCTTGAAATCTTTTCCCAGATGAAAGGAGATGGGATTAGGCCAGATGGTTCTAGCTTTGTTGGTGTTTTAATGGCTTGTGTATGCTTAGGAGCAGAAAAGGAGGGACAGAAACATTTCGAGTCAATGAGCAGGGATTATGGAATCACTCCCACGGTAGAGCATTATGAAGTTATCGTTGATCTTCTTGGAAGAACAGGAAAGATAGCGGAGGCAAAGGAGTTAGTTTCAAATATGCCAATTGATCCAAACTCCAGAATTTGGGAGACTCTACAGAAGTACTCAAAAGCCAGAACACAAGGGCAACTGGGTTATCCAGTATCACCACCTGGATTGAAACTTGGTGATATGAAAAGggcaaaggacaacatcaacaCAAATCATAGAAGAGTGACTTCAGACAGAAGCAAGGCATATGAAAAGTTGAGGTCTTTGAGTAAGGAGGTAAGGGATGCTGGATATGTGCCGGACACAAGGTTTGTGCTTCATGATCTTGACCAAGAAGCGAAGGAGAAGGCATTGTTCTACCACAGTGAAAGGCTAGCCATTGCTTATGGGCTTATCAATACACCTCCTGGGACCACTTTAAGGATAATGAAAAACCTAAGGATTTGTGGGGACTGtcataatttcatcaagatccTCTCCAAAATCGAGGACCGGGAGTTTATCGTGAGAGACAACAAGAGGTTTCATCATTTCAAGGCTGGAAACTGTTCCTGTCGGGATTACTGGTAG